DNA from Musa acuminata AAA Group cultivar baxijiao chromosome BXJ1-5, Cavendish_Baxijiao_AAA, whole genome shotgun sequence:
ACATTCGTCAACTTTTGATCGATAAGGATAATTTTAGaattatgatattattgttacGTATTGGGACAAATTCTTTAGGTTTTCTCTGCATAGGATAGGAATGACGTTTGTGTCAAATCATATTAAAatacctatgtttgttctatgcctttctaatatatatatttttatcaacttGATCGTTATTTCACCACTCCACAGCCTACTAATCCTTCCTACAAGTTTCTTATCAGCAGAATGAAGCCCCCATGCAGTGAGTGATCTTGTTGGTTTGAATTTAGACTTCGTTCAGCTGATTTAGCCCCCATTACATTACATGTTATCCATCAACAACAAGTCGAAGAGGTTGTCCTTCAAAGCAGCCTATCAGCCATCACAACACTGATTCCCATATGTTCTCCTAATTTGAGCTTCTCGGTGTCAGTGGGAGTCCCCATATGTTCTCTAAATCGGAAGCACGTAGGTGCGTGCCAGGAATAAGTTCTTCTTGCTTTAAATTATTGTGCACGGGAGACAGGAATATGTTCTTCCTGTCTGTCGCGGACACCTCTCGTATAGCATCAATTAAAAAGTATCCACTGCTTCCTACCAGAAGAAAAATATCAACACCTTCCGAAACTTGTTACATCTATCTTTCTTATGTGTTTATTTTGATTTAGATATGTCTAAGCCATGAAAGTTGTATACGTAGATGCTATATACATTCATTTTTCTCCTTTGCATGCACCCCAAAAAATATTGTTTTTCTTTCGGATGAATAAAAAGAATTTGGTCATTTCTAATTCGACATCCCATTTTTCATGTCAAAAATCTATTTTAGACTATTAAACAAGTTATTATAAGAGTTGTACTATCAAAAAAGATTATTTTGATACTTAATAAATATCTCATGAGCAAAAATAATATTGTATGTCATGGACTTTCATTAGAAAAGATTTAGTATATCATATTTGATTCCAAGAATATTGGTTTTCTAATATGACAACATATATCAAGGAATTATTGAATATTTATGATTAGGATCTACGTATCATCGGTCTTTAATTGGCAGAGAAGATGCATGACACTCTACCCAAGAATGTTATTAGATTAGCATATCAATCTTCAATCTCCATTCGATACTGTGCACAAAATCTGATGTAATTATTAGGAATGGGATCTGCATTTGAACCTTACATTCTTCCTTGGCAGATCCGGATTCAAATCCAGGATTGATTAAGCCAATAGATATGGACATATATTCTAGTGATTGATTAATCACCCTAACAAGCTTTTTCTAGGAAGCATTGTTCGTATGGTACCTACCTCTTTAACATATCCAGGATGATAAATATATCTTCTCTGTTCTATAGGAAGCATGGAGCGTTGACTAGGTAGGTGCAGACAACATTTGTTTGACCACAAGGAAGACATGTTCTTTTGGCTGTTGACTCTACTCTGCAGACATCATCATCTTGTAAGAAATTAGACATTGTTTGCTGGTTTTATCGAAAGATTTCCACCTTCATATGCTCTCTGTCTACTATAATAAATATGCAGAGCTTCTCACTCTTGTTCATGTATGTTCTCTCAACTGCTCACATAAGGTTACAGATGCAGGGATTCATTCGATTGCACCAGTAGATTCGATCACACAGTCTTCCGATGAATAATGTACTGCATTTGCAGACACCTAATCGTTCGCTCCTTCCTTGGGAATGCAGAGGAAAGAACATTGAAGTACAAACCCTGCTCTCGTCTGCTGTCTCTTTGTACCAAAGAGTTTAAAGAAATGGCAGTGGTTGGACTGTGTTTCTTCGATGGATTCATTCCCTCACAGATTATTCGACATATAATATGTACTCAGACCTTATGCTGATTCCGGAATTGACGTTCAGATTCTGAatctataattttaattattatattttgataattataatCCAACCCTATAAAGATTGATTTCGGAATCAGAATCAGAATCAGAATCAGAAtagtttaaaataataataaaaattatatatattaattgtGAACCAAAGgtttataatttgatttgaaacCAATATAAATCATGCTATCGATTCGATTTTAATTCCAGCTTGCTTCTTTATGATTTGATTGTGATTGTGATTGTGATTGTTTGTTTCTAACTCTACAGCAAAAGTTGATCATCACTGAAAGATAATTATTCATCACATGAAGCTTTAATTATCGTCACCACTGCCCATCACTCTATCCTTCGTacccttccctctctctctctttcattatTCCAATGTGACCACCATATCAATTCGATTGGATGAAGTGTGTAGCTCTCTATCAATATATATACTCCCACTGCCACTCTCCTCTATTACTCCCTCTCATCGGCCTCTTCTTTTGTGCCCTCTCTTCACGATGCATCTCGCCTTGCTCATAAGCCTCGTGTTGGCCGCCGTCTTCTCGTCTATTATCTTTCTTTCCTTCGCCTGCGTTAGGATGTTCCGCAGGTGGAGGATACCGCTCTGCTACTCGTGTTGCGACTTGGACGACTTGGAGCTCGGTCGCGTCGCCGACGGACCGGAGACCGAGACGGagcaggagaaggagaaggaaaagggGACGGCCGTTTGGCGGTTCGGGTGGGCGGAGATTGAGTCGCTCACCGGGAAGTTTGCGGCCGCCGCCGTGATCGGCGAGGGCGGGTCCAGCACCGTCTACCTCGCCCGCCTCGGGGACGCCTCCCTCGGCGCACTCAAGCTCCACCGCCCCAGCGAGCGCCTCTACCGGGCCTTCCGCCAGGAGCTCGACGTTCTTCTCCGCCTCCGCCACCCCCACATCGTTCGCCTCCTCGGTTACTGCGACGACCGCGGTTCGTGCCTCTGCCCGCCGCCCATCTCATCTTCTTCTCTCTCATTCTCTCGACGCTTTCAACGTGTTTGATGATTCGTTCATGGTTTCCCTTCCCAATCGCAGAAGAAGAAGGCGTGTTGGTGTTCGAGTACGTGCCCAACGGCAGTCTCCACGAGAAGCTCCACGGCGGCGGCGGGGAGGTGCTGCCGTGGGCGCGACGGATGACGATCGCGTACCAGGTGGCGCAGGCGCTCGACTACCTACACGAGGGGTGCGACCCCCAGGTCGTGCACGGCGACGTCAAGGCCGCGAACGTACTCCTCGACGGGCGGCTGCAGGCGAAGCTGTGCGACTTCGGGTCGGCCCGGGTGGGCTTCTCGGCGGCAGTGGCGCCGCCGCGCTCCGCCGACGCCATGGTGGTGGGCTCCCCCGGCTACGTCGATCCTTACTACCTCCGCTCCGGGATGGTCTCCAAGAAGAAcgacgtgtacagcttcggcGTGCTGCTGCTAGAACTGGTGACGGGCGCGGAGGCGTTCGACTCGGAGAGGGAGCGGCAGCGGCTGACGGCGGAGGTGGGCCCGGTGCTGCGGGACCCGGAGGGGCGGGCGGCGGAGGCTGTGGACGCCAGGCTGGGCAGCAAGTACGACGCCGGGGaggcgaaggcggcggcggcggtggcggccatGTGCGTCGGAGACAACCCTGGCCTCCGCCCCTCGATGGCGGAGGTGGTCAGGATGCTGCGGGACGCGGCGTCGTCTTCCATCGCAGCCGTTGCGTCAAAATCCGACGGCAAGAGCGACATGTCGTAGAAGTCAAACAATAGAAAAGAAACGCCGTTCTGATTCGTGCCTTTCGTCGTCTCAACTTTATACAACGTCGTCTACACGTAGGAAATAGGTGGAAAAATTGTATGTATACTACGCAGTTGAAGTCAGCATATTCCCGTTTGACTTTTTTTGTCGTTTCTGTGCCTTCACTCGCCTCCTCTCTTCTCCTTGGAAATAACATGATGTGGCCTCCTCGTTGCCTCATTTCCTGTCGTTGTCGGCAATCACCACTGGTTGTAGTCAATTATGTATAAACGTCAATCTTGGATACCTATATGCTAATAAGTTCCTGTTATCGTATAATTAATTCACCATGGTGACATGATTATGGTGTACGAAGACATGATATGATTTCAGCTACGCTAAGTGATACTATGTTAAGGACATACACCATCATTCAAGAAGCTGGATTATAGGCGTACATGTAAAATATATCAGTCGATCGTATCCATAAAAGGAGGCATTATGGCTGCCATTTCTTCATCAGCTACACGAGAAATAAATGCAGGATGATGCCTGCTACGAGCTCCAATGACAAGTATTAATCTCCACCCATCAGGTGGATCTTTTTCCTCCGTTACACCTAAGAAACACGCTCATCGATCCCCTAAATGATCCATAGAGAGATCAAATAGCGGGCAGTGCTAAATAACAATAATCGCGATTGATGGGGGAGAACATCCCACGTTGGTTGCATGCTGACATCGGCTGTGGTACCTCTCAATACATTACCCTTGTGTCCATTGGCAGTAAGGGTACACTCTCGTGACTCACAAACATCTCTCACACTCGCAACAATGGCGGAGCAGGTGAAACGGGCATGATCGATTTCATGCTCCGTACCTCGGAACGACGACCTACATCTGATGCCTGTCACCAAAAATCCTAAAAGCTTGCTGGTTTTACTCCGAGAACGGACAGGAAACAAGCTACTTGGAGATTGAGAGACCCACCATTGACGACGGCTAAGCTCAAAGCACAGGAAGTCTTCCTCCTTTCCAGCTGCTCTTTCACAGCTGGAACACCGCGAAGCGTCGCTTTCCAACTTAAAACTCTCGGCGCCACCCTTGAGAAGTTATCTTCTTCATCTGTCCATGGGGAGGGAAGCTGATGCATGTGGCGTACATGCGAGCACATGGTTTTCTCTTCGGTTCCCATCCTTGAGCTTTAATAATGGTGCCACAGCAGAGGAAGCCAAGACTCGAGCAGTGTTCCACTCTTGCTCCTGCCATCTAATCACTCGGCCCACCTGTCATGTGATGTGTGGTATGACTTGCAGCTCACACGGCTCCAAAGCTCCCTGCTTTTAAAGGCTACGAAGATGATAAATGATGAGGAGCAAAAGCCATCTGCGTAACGTGGAAGGCTTCCGTCCGTAGTGAAAGTTCATGTGGGGTTTTCAACGATAAGCCACTGTCAGGATCAAAGGCATTCACGTGCTTCTTCCCCGCTTCGCATGCCATCACGAGACTGCTTCCTGCGCTGGATTTGCTTTATCATTTGGATCCATTTGCATTTGGCATATGAAGATGGATATGGAGGATGCCATCACGAGCTTTATCACTTGGATCCATTAGGCATATGAAGATGGATGTGGAGGGGTAGCCGAAATCCGACAGCGCCATCACCGCGTCGCCTTCCACGTTGCCCAAAAGGGTGACACATGAACGAGAACTCCACTGGAAGATGCTGCAAACCAAAGAGGAACAAATAGAAACAGTAAACCCTTGACATAAGCTGTTAAGAAACACCAAATCAAGTAACAGATACAGCAAACTTCACATACAAGATTGCTATCAGTTgccatggtatcaaagagtaggggAAGGTAACAATGAAGTGCCGAGCCTCTTTGCCCTGTGGGACCAACTGGTAGCACACTCTTGTCACCTTTGTCTTTCTACATCAGTGCTCTTCTTTGGTGCAATAACTCTCTCTTCTTGGTTAATGCCATTGCTATTTTGCTTGGTTTCTTCCTCGCAACTGACACAGTCAGATCATGTAACTCCAAAGCACATGTTTCAACTACTTGTATCTCTTTTTAATACGGCCGCCTTCCCGCGGAACAACTGTGTCCTAATTTCCTCATCTTGCAAAAGCACTAAGGACTAAAACCAGAAGAATTCATCAGTGCAAGGCCATCAATGCTGTTGAGCAACCTGAGAGTATCTAAAGACCGTCCATCTCATTTGTGCTGTCCCTTTGGTAAAGCCAGAGTTCCTAGAAGAAGAGTTTTTGATGGAAAATATTTCTTAAGAGTTTATTCTAGGTAAAAAAATCAGCTAAAAacaatcatcaattagttggctaGAAACTCTAGGAGTTGTATGAAAAATTGAAAGAGTCTTTTGTTCTTTTTAGGTGCTAATCTTAGGACTCTATTTCTGTATCAAGTGcaccatttttctttttctcagcTATAATaaattaacttaaaaatatttaaatatattaggAGTCACATTTTGAGTTTTTAAAAGGCATACAAGTTTTTTAAGAGATTACTCATGGGAATCATTGTCTTCGTTGATTATACACTAAGGCTTCCAAACCCCTATAAATAATGGAGCTTGTCAATGCATGAGAGAAACACGAGGTAGACACCCTACAAACCAAACTAGCATATCACAGTGAATTACTAAGTTCTTGCCCAAGTGCCCAGGTGAGCTGAGACGAGACGAGGCCCGAGAACCCGTCTATTGGGTTGGATGGGCATCTTCACTCAGGCACGGTCCAAGCAATCACCTAGGCCCAGGTGCTGGGTGGGCCGAGCGATTGCCTGGTTCAACTTAGGCTAGGTCAAGCCTAAGTCAAACcaaggtttgattgaaccaattatCTATCGAGACTGAGTCGAACCAAACACAAGAAAACTAGTTTTGTTTGAACCAGTTATCTATCGCAGAAAGCCGAAAACCACGTGCCAGAAAGAACCCTAAGAGAAACTCTCTTTCCCACTACATTTTTGCATAGTGACAGAATTCCTCCCATTGGCGAATGAATGACAATAGCAGCCTTCTTCCCTGACAGTGTCTTCCTCTAACAACAATGGTAGCAAGAACGCCTTCCTCTAACGACATTGATAGCGTCTTCCTTCGATGATAGTGGCGGCGTCTTCCTCCGACAACAACGACGGTGGCTTCTTCCCGTCTCTCTCGatatatctctctctttctcctcctcccttgatCACTTGTACTAAAACTAATAACATAAATACACACAAGATCTAATTGCATCATGTCACCCAACATAATTAGAGCATTTCTTTTGCAAATGATGTGTTTGTCCAATACAAAACAAAACATTCAAAGCGCTTCACACAAGGAAAAGGAAACCCTTTACTCATTATTCATCcattgaaaatacaaaaatatataaaGCACCATATGCAACAAGAACATCTCTTTTGTGCATAATGCATCAGTTATACCCAATGTCACTAGCGCATCCTCATTATAAGTGATATGTCCATTTAAAGTAGAAAAGCATCCGACATGCCCAACATGACTAAATCCATTTAAAGTAGATACAACCCTCTTTATGGAACTCAGGCTATTCGGGCTATCTTGAGAAACTCGAAAAAAATAGCTCCATTAACTTCGAGGGTGCCTCCTCGCAAAGGGGGTCATAGTGACTAAGCCTAAGTGACTATTTATCCAAAACACATGTCTCCTCAAAGTCATAAGACCACATGTACGGGGGCTAGCAGTTGTCCAATCTTAAaaggtcaaggaagttggtgacTTGATGACAAGAGAGTTCGCTACTAAAGCCCCGATGAATGATGATCTTCTTGTATATTCTTGATAAactaatatttatatatagatgTAGGAGAATTTGTTTAGGAAATAATACTCCTTTAACGTCTATTTATCTGCGATGACTTTTCAACATGATAACAAAGAGACAGAAGGCTAAtctttgaaaaatttctctctaaTAAAGAACATGGTGTCTCGTCCATCATTTGCTCTATTACTCCGTATGGAACAACAAGATGAGCAGAGAAAGTGATGCTTGCCAAGTAAACTCATGGGGTCGGTGTAATATACAGATCATCACCACAAGCCTTCATTCCAATCCATGTCTTAGTCTACTCTGTTTCTTCTCCACCATGGAGTGAGCTGCTCAATTCAGCAACTCAGCCGTCCAAGTCTTTGTTTTCAGAATGGTGAAGAAACAAGTCTGATACTGTACAAGTTTTTAGGTGCTAAACTACAAACATAAATGAGATGGGAATTAATGGCGTGAAATGATATCTTTTGACTATGTTTTTGATGAGATGGGATTTGGTAAATGTGAAAATTTTCTGACCCAATCACTTGATCTTTCTCTCATATTGTATATGAAACTAGATATTATACATTAAAGAATACAAGGTGTATACAGACATATCTTATTTTCCAAGAATTGCCATGATATGGAAGCTAgagagaatataatttttttttaaaaaaagtaaaaagaataggGTGGTAAAAATTTCTCAGAAGTAACATCCCTAGTCCTAACCATGAATCATTCAACTCATTCAATCACTAATTCTCAAACTAGTTTCTCTTCAATCCAATATTGCTACTATCATAATAGAAGCCATATGGCCTTTCATTGTCTTCAATGTACAATTACTTTAAAACAAGAACTAGAGAATCAAATCGAGGAAGTAGATCAAGTAGTTAAGCCCGAACCATACTCCGGTGATGAAAATGAATTAGAAATTGAAGAAGCCCATGTTAATGTTATCCGCATCATTCTCTCTACTGCTAGTGATTCCAATGAAAAAAATAGCACAAGTAGCTTccatatttttatccaaagcggggAGAGAACTTACAAGTTTGTTATACATGGGGGTAGCACTATGAACGTAGTCTCAAAATATACTATCAAAAGACTAAACCTTAAGGTAGAGTCATATTGGACATCATTTAAAATAGCCTAAGCTGGCAAAATCACTTTACGCATGATTGAGAAATGCTTGTTACCAATCAAAATGGGTGATTACAAAGATGAGATTTACTATGATGTTCTACTAATAAATGTTGCCCAGATTCTTCTAGGTCGACCTTGGTTGTATGACTTTGATGTTACCAATCAtgagagagaaaacatttgtcttTCGGTACAAAGATAAAAACATTATCATGCAACCAACGAAACCATTGAAAAATGACAAATCAAGAACTCTCAAATCCCTTCCACAAGCCCTAACCACTAAGGATCTCCACTTATAGAGATCCCAAGTCTTTTAAAGTAGAGAGTTTAAATGACAAGTTTTATGTGGCCACCATTGCTACAAAAATTTCTAGTCCTTACACTA
Protein-coding regions in this window:
- the LOC135674986 gene encoding salt tolerance receptor-like cytoplasmic kinase 1; protein product: MHLALLISLVLAAVFSSIIFLSFACVRMFRRWRIPLCYSCCDLDDLELGRVADGPETETEQEKEKEKGTAVWRFGWAEIESLTGKFAAAAVIGEGGSSTVYLARLGDASLGALKLHRPSERLYRAFRQELDVLLRLRHPHIVRLLGYCDDREEEGVLVFEYVPNGSLHEKLHGGGGEVLPWARRMTIAYQVAQALDYLHEGCDPQVVHGDVKAANVLLDGRLQAKLCDFGSARVGFSAAVAPPRSADAMVVGSPGYVDPYYLRSGMVSKKNDVYSFGVLLLELVTGAEAFDSERERQRLTAEVGPVLRDPEGRAAEAVDARLGSKYDAGEAKAAAAVAAMCVGDNPGLRPSMAEVVRMLRDAASSSIAAVASKSDGKSDMS